Within Lytechinus pictus isolate F3 Inbred chromosome 7, Lp3.0, whole genome shotgun sequence, the genomic segment AATAGCTGAGAAGCACATATTTGTGATTGTTTCTATCTTATGGtaaactgttggataaaatatGTGATAGAaagttctttcatgaaattctcccctggatgtacatgtactatagtGTTAAATgctattgtgaaaaaaaatgaacatgaagGGTTCACATCGTACCTTTTTCCCTACTTCCCAATGCAGAGGTTGTTTCCATAACaactgaactacatgtacatgtacccatCTGGTTGAAAAGTGCTGCTCTAATTGACTACTGTgctgtaatgtacatgtagattacaAATACAATGCCCATCTGATCTTAATGAGATGATGTGAACATTTTGTTCCAAACCAACAGTAATTGTGATGTCTTTCTACAGTTTTGGGTATTTCTATGTTGTTTTCTGGCTAATGAAccattgttatacatgtacatgtatctcttgaTTCTCTTCAATTGGTTAAAGATGTTGCAGGGGCTGTTTCTACGATGTTAATAAcctttaaaatcattttgttttaagcTATTGATGAAGTGAGTGATTTGTGTGCAGTACTTGTACATGCTTCGTCTTTTCAACCCAACTCTTGTGCtcatggtccgggctgaaaatatttatatcttaatacatagagtagaattcactgagcaatatgccgaaaatttcataaaaatcggataacaaataataaagttattgaagtttaaagtttagcaatattttgtgaaaacagtcatcatgaatattcaataggtgggctgatgatgtcacatctccactttccgttttcttatgttattacataaaatcataattttttcattatttcatacttgtgtgaataatatgtctcccttataatgaaataagttgcagcaataaatatctaatgcactaaatcagttgccaatccaatttttctagttcttggaggaaaaaatttgaataaacctaatttcatataataaaatacaaaagaacaagtggagatgtgacatcatcagcccacataatgaatattcatgacgactgttttcacaaaatattgctaaactttaaaattcaataactttgttatttgttatccgattttgatgaaattttcagcattttgctcagtgaattctgctctatgtatttagatataaatactttcagcccggaccacccCTTTAAAGTGCTCCCAACACCAACGTTTGAACCCCCTATTTTCAGCCTAAATTCCTGttccagagcatcaccaatttagaaagccatagaaattcatattttttccctGTTCCGGAGACCCTCAAATTTGTGATTTCTTGTTCCATTGCCCGCACAGACTCAGTGCAGCCCAATGGCATATTGCCATTGGCTGCGTGAATTCAATGGATACATGTGTAGCTAGCTCAGCACAGCAATTCGGAGACTGCTGATTGGTTCATCACACAGAAACGTCATGaccaatttcatgcatattgcAATGCTGCGAAACAGTATTTATGCCGTTCCAGAGCATTGCGTTTTAGCAATCGTTGATACTAGAACAGTTCCGGAGACCCCCATTTTAAGACCAACgtttacatgtagtttcagAGCccctgattttgttttttggtGCGGCACATAGGTATTATTTTATAATTCGAGTACCTCcctccttccccccccccccccccgggcaacCAATCAGATTTGATGATTTCCGGAGCTTTTAACTGCTAGTGCAAATTTGTTATagcaagttttgtgaaacaggccTCTGTACTTAGAATCCCTCATAAGTTACAAATAGTCATGGTACCAAATTGCGTTTTTTTTTCAGCAATATAGTCTTCACTTTGTTCTTTTAACAGACTCCACCAAGCCCACAATGCAACTTGTCCAGTCCCCTCTGGCTTCAAAGCTCAAAGAACCTATGCGCATCCATGGACCTACCACCAACAGCGTTATCGTTGCTTGGACAACCAGCCAGCCCTGGCCATCCAGTCCTTCCCCATCATCCCCATCCACATCATCATCGACCTCTTCCTCATGGAGTTCAGGAAACAGCCCTTCCTATTCCTTCCAAGCCAACGATCCAGGGACATccaaggtagaccatgtggtatcCTCCACCAAGATCCTGTGTGCCGTGTGTGGGGATCAAGCCACAGGGCGTTATTTTGGTGCTCAAATCTGCGAAGCATGCAAGGTTTGTGTCTTAGTTTTTCAATTCTTGAACAATGCATGTACAAGTTTCCTTAATGATTCATGAATTGGTCTTTAGTTTTTCATATGTTATTTTAAAGCATGGATGCATACTAATTCTATGTCTTTTGTAAGTATGCACATGAGAAATGTGTGCTTAATTTTGCTTACTGCAATATGGACTGCTATGAGAGGCATGGTTTCTAGACAGCCTCAAGGGGACCGCAACGGGACTATGATGGTCTGGCAGGTACGTTACCCGCGAGCCGAAAGAAACAACCATGTCTCGAATatcaaagcagtccatatatattttatgaactgAATTAAACGTTACATCTacgtctagatctagactagatcTAAAACAATAAAGCCTAGATCTAGTATGCCCTACTCCAGGCTAACTCCAAATCGTACGGTCTGGAATATCAAAGCAgtccatattttattatattattgggAACCGAATTGGAGTCTAATATGgtaatagatctacatgtaagtcTAAATTCTCCAAAACAGTCTAGATCTATGTCAGATCTAAAATTAAAcattaggtctagatctatagTCTTATCTAAccaacgttagatctaacgaCATCGTTGTCGTTTAACATAACGTCCCCAGGCTAAATTAACTTATCTTTTAGCTGAACTCGCTTGCTTCAACAAGGCTTGATGATTGATACATTCGTTATGTCCTTGATAAGTTTCCTTTAGTCTTCTTTCCAATaatgtctttattttttaaccGAAATACAGTAGAACAAGCAACAGTATAGGATCGGCATCATTCCATCGACCTATCATATCCGCTGCGCGCACCTGCGCATTAAGACTGTAAATGCGCGCACTGTCTAAAAATTTTTATTCGATCGTGCGGATATTTATGGTATCCGCAATCATCgcagaaagcaacattttgcacgcaatcACATTGGGATCTCAGCCAAATTTAACTATGCCCGTTGTCAAGGGCCTGTTGCCCTTGGTAACCACCTTAGTCTGTTGTTTTTTGGGTATGGTCAAATACATGACCccacttttgaccaatcagacgAATGGCTTACACGACATTCTTAAATAAAGAGAGGTTTATGATAGAAAATATCCTAGATGGATGCATAAACCCCATTAATTattttaactattttgtgaCCTTTGGATATTGATTAAGTTCCATTTGATAATTTCACTTtctatgaatttagagcttttTCATCAGAAGCACAAGAAAAGGAGAGCCCACCTTTCGATGTGTGAATAATCAGGACTGCCACATCACCCCCTTTTCAAGGCTGCTATGTCAGTACTGTCGCTACCAGAAATGCATGAAAGCAGGAATGGGCCGAAAAGGTAAGCGCAATAAGCTAATCTGGCAGAGATGTCACCAATTGTTATGCATGATTGAAAGTCATAATTGAATTCAGACCTTGCAGTAAGCTCTCATGCAATCAGTTCATTGCCACAGGCTCTCTTCGTGCTGTATGTCAGTCACTCTTCTAGTAGAGGGAAAATATTTCTGTCATTCTGTAATGATAAATGAAGATGCTACTAAAGAATCAGAAGAGTGGTATTATGTAATGCTTTTTAACTACTGGGCAGTTACATAACATaatcttttttgtattttttttttgtatttttttttcattcttcactTACATGTAATAATGACTATTTGAGCTGTGatgatttcaattcaattcaatattttaagagcattataatttttcatgtgCACTTGAAAATAGAGACCTTTACCTTCAGATTGAGCAGGATCCAGGAAAAATGAACCATTTTACCGGGagtcaacaaaaaattatttgctgTAATACAAGTTTTTCAAAGGAACAGGGAATTCATTACGTCCACATGCCACTGTTATATGCCAGGAAAAACCTGATTACGCTCATCCCATGACTTTGCGCCTTGTTGCTTACGAAACATAATAATACCTTTATCAGTATGATGTGTGTCTCCAGAACATGTAcaatttacaatgtacatgtattttctctttattcattcaatctatTACAGATGAAGGGCCTAGCCctgaatattttttcataaaactttgaaCAAACTTTCAATAACAGCTTAATGGCACTTAGAGCATTCAATCTGATTGATTGGTAATAAATATAGTTATGGTGCATCCGCTATTATAGCAATTCTTTACGAAATGGGCCCCAGATTAAGTGGATGTCAGTGAAATTTATATACGTGTAGAGTATCTCTTGTCTGTCCATCTTTTACATTTATTACCACTAGTACATTTATGTGCATTCATACTTTATATCTTCATTGTTTCAATTCTTACAGTTAAAGAGCCCAACAAAGATTTAGCCAAGGACCAAGTCCCATGTAAAGTTTGTGGTGATGTGTCATCGGgtatacattttggagtgtatACATGTGAGGGCTGTAAGGTAAGTTTGAATCTCTTTGTCCTTTAATACTGTTTACGAGttttaaaagataaagaaaTTTTAGAAATTTATCACCTGGAACccatataaactttttttttaatgatcatgAACTTTAGGATGAGATTCCCAGAATAAAGGGAAGTCAGGGTTTGGTGTTTGATGGTCAGGATTAAAAGCATGGTGTCTGCTTTCCAAGACCTATTGacactatataaaaaaaaaaaaaaaaaaatcttggacaATATATGTCAGTTACTGGTAGTTGTGTTATTTGTTTTTGATTGAATTTTATCACTTAACATTGTGAGTGAAGGTGCGGGAAGACTTTATACTCTCTCTGCTATGACATTTTGTAAATGTCTATTTCTGAATCATAATAAGCATCTATTTTATCTCAAAGAACCTGCCATGGTGACTAAATGTGAGCACGGAATTCCATGATGTGATTTTTGAGCTGGGTAGTCATATAATCTATCACTGGTTTCTGATGAGGGCACTGGGAATCCACTCTTCTCTCTGATATCTTTATTGAATATGATGCTTTTTTTGTCTGCAATTTTCCCAGGGCTTCTTCAGGAGGAGCCTTCGTGATAGAAATACCTACAGCTGTTCTGGAAAAGAGGAGTGCATCATAACATCTGTAACACGGAACCATTGTCGCTATTGCCGCTTCAAGAAGTGCCTTAGTGTGGGCATGTCAAGAGCCTGTAAGTTTTCTTATATCATCCAGCTACCATGCCTTTAAATCAACTAGACTGTAGCTTTAAAGATATGCCGTAACTGCCTTTTAAAGCCACAAATACCACATGAAAAAGGGTGCCTTTGATTTACTACTTCTGTCAACAGTTTAAAAAGTGTAAATCTAGTCTGTTTCCTTGAATAAGGATGGCTGTATTCACCTCACAGTCGCAGCAATCACACTTACCTCTTCTCTCCACTTTGCAAAATTCAGTCCACCTGCTTTCCTCCTCCACTTGCATTTCCTCAAACCACCCATCTCAAATTCGAACctttctaaaaaataaatccTGTCATGCCTTTTTGTTCTTCTTGTTATTTGTCTATTTTACATCTGAAAATTCTTGTCCAAGGGGAGGGGCTGTTTTTGTTCAGATACTTGTGGCAGCAAGACCCAGTTTATTAAAGCACAATGCAGCCTTTCAACATTTCTGCAATGACATGAAGGATGCTTGAAATGTTtgcttttatatttatattgtacatGACAAAAGAAGTCTGAGctggatttttttattcacaataaTGAACTTCCTTTAATGTTATATTACAGTGAGATACTTGTTGGGTTACTATGTTCATAGATATATTCACACCCATGAATTACTATAGAAAGCATAAATGCACATTGTCCATGTATGCACCTTAATAAATTCTGTAATTGCTTGTTTCCCAAAAATGGTTGAAGATTGAATCCTCCAATCATTTAGTGGCCTGTTAAGGTTTTTagtaaattgtttatattttatatttaaaaaaaatgaattccttAGAAAGGCCAATTattaaatattgatatattaaaatattatttcatcatttcatcatattattttaataaatttggtcaatattgtTGTGGCTTCACAGGTATCAAGTTGGGAAGACACCAGAAGTATAATACTCATCTTGTTGAAGATCAAGGTAAATCCTCAGTAACACCTCCTCTTTGGCCAAATGGAGGAATGCAGAGTGGTTTACAATCTAGCCCTGAAACTTCATTATATAAAGAGAATAGTAATAAGATATCTGCAAGGGATGTTGATCAGCGGACAGAGCAAGAGCAAGGAAACAGTATTCAGAGGGTCTTCAAGCAAGAAGGTGCAGTAGGTGCTACCCCAGCTGTAAGAGAAGCACTAAAGAAGAGCTCCTCCATACCAAAACAATCGAGTGAATCTTGTACACCCCATAGTGGGTTGTCTCCTTTGGACATTCCCAAGCAGTCTGTTAATCAGCCAAGTGTGTCCCCAAGTAATGCCCATTTCCAGTACTTACCGCAAAACTCTCCTTTGCTTGCCACATCAGACAAATGCGCAGAGATGTCTGTTGCACATTCAAGGAGCAGAAGCAATCATCACAAAAAGAAACCCACTTTATCTAGTGCACACAGTGTTTCCTCAAGCCACCCCATGCCCCAGCCACTTTGTGTAAATAACAGTGGCTGGGAAGATCGCAGTTTACCAAAGAATACATTTTCTCCATTGCAGTTTGACTCAGACAAACATTCAACTGTTGGTTCCAAATCTGATTCATCTGTACACCCTCAACCTGGAGACATGGTACTCATTAAAAAGGAAGTATTAGATGCCTCTGCATATTCTCCATACCATTCATACATTAGTAATCTGAATTGCTCCCACCTCAGAGAAGATATTACTGCCAACCACGAGGAACAAGTTGACATAGACACTGCCAGAATTGCTAGTGATGAAAGATTTGTTGGTAATCTAGTTGCTACATCCACAACTTTGACTGAGCCAGATGTAGTTGAAGTTTTGAGTACTATGGTAGAGAGAAATAATGCTGAACATGATTGTCATGTCTCTTCAGATTCTCAATTGATGTCTATGGAAAGTGAATCAAGAAAAAACATTCACACAAATATGTGTGTATCCCCTGCAGGATCAAGTGCTTGTTCTGTGCCTGGTATCTCTCCCCAGAGTAGTCCAGGGCCATCCTGGTATGTTTCAAGGTCACAGACACCAAGTCCTGCAATCCCTGGCTGCGCTGGTGCATCTCCCACTGCATTGCCCACTCTTCCATTTGATAAGTATAAGCAACAAACAGAAGCATCAGATGAAACCAGAGAAGTAGCTTTTACATCTGGTCCAGTTACACCTGTAATATGTGCTTTAGAGGACAGTGAGTATTCACCTGCAGCTACCAGCCCAAGCCATTCCTTCTCCTCCCAAAGTTCACCTATATCTCATTCTGCTAACTCTAGTGTCAGTAGTCCCTTGATGGATCAACTTCAAAATAGTCAGGCTCTTCTTTCCTATGACAGGCTCTACACCTGTCCATTTTCTGGTCATGTTTCCGCCAATGTTGCTCGTAATGTTGCTTTGATCTGCCACAACCTCCTACAGAGGATGAAGAGTGGACATCTGACTGATCGAGTGTTGTCCGCCCAAACAGAGTGGGACCTGATGAAGCACACCAGTGATCTTGGAGCCCTCGAAAGAGACAGCATTCTGTTTGATTTGACACGCAGCATGACTGGATACACTGCGGTCATGAAGTCATTGTTACACAACGAAAACATACGAACAGCTACAGAATACGTAAgtgttttttcaatttcaattatcCATTTGTGATATTGAAGTGACTGTCATGTTTTTTTCACATACAAGTGATTGGATTTGTAGTATTTAAATTCTTTTTGTAAGAGAGTATCAGAACAGTGACACGTGGGCATTCTATACATTGGTCGAATCCAATTGAATATTAATGGGCAGTTAATATTTTACTTCTTGCAGTTTGTATCAATTATTTAGAGGAGATTTAATTTCCTGTGGGAGGGTAAAGGCAGAAATGACAAAACAtgctgtcattttttttttcatggactATATCGTCGTGTCGGTGCAGGAACACCCTTAGCACCACATCTGAGCACCTCACTTGTGCAGAAATGCTCTTATGTCATTCTCTAGTGCGCGCTACCAAGGGCGTTTCTGGGTGCATGCAATGTGCGAAAGTGTGGTGCTAAGGGCGTTCCTGCACAGACACGACGAAATGTATGCTTGTCTTTCTAGAGAGCAAAGCCTGTCATCTGTGTACTGCATTTTCCCTTTATTGCAGAATGGAAgtacaaaattgattttgatttctgcttattctattattttgttttgtgaaaagcaAATTAAAAAGTTTCAATGCATGCCCATACCTAGTGCTCTTTTTATGTTTCAGACCATGGAGGTACTCTGTTGTGGGGTTTTCTTTCCGTCCTGTGTTTGTTCTTGTGATAATTAAGAACACTTGACAGATCAACTTCGAACTGAGAccggggggtgtttcatgaaagtagtcagcactgactaaattgtcagtgctgactatTTTAGTAAAATCCTTGCttgtgattggctgagaagctctggcctctgactgttactatggtaactgtcagagaaaaacatcttgtcagtgctgacaactttcatgaaacggtcaGGTATTGATATACTAGTCGGATTGGCAGTGATCtagctgatttttttctatcaaggtcaaaggccaaAAAATACATACAGGGGGATTATATATagtttaatctatttttttatgtgaTAACTGAGGAACTG encodes:
- the LOC129264923 gene encoding uncharacterized protein LOC129264923 — translated: MEVSSDLSNSYSTKPTMQLVQSPLASKLKEPMRIHGPTTNSVIVAWTTSQPWPSSPSPSSPSTSSSTSSSWSSGNSPSYSFQANDPGTSKVDHVVSSTKILCAVCGDQATGRYFGAQICEACKSFFIRSTRKGEPTFRCVNNQDCHITPFSRLLCQYCRYQKCMKAGMGRKVKEPNKDLAKDQVPCKVCGDVSSGIHFGVYTCEGCKGFFRRSLRDRNTYSCSGKEECIITSVTRNHCRYCRFKKCLSVGMSRACIKLGRHQKYNTHLVEDQGKSSVTPPLWPNGGMQSGLQSSPETSLYKENSNKISARDVDQRTEQEQGNSIQRVFKQEGAVGATPAVREALKKSSSIPKQSSESCTPHSGLSPLDIPKQSVNQPSVSPSNAHFQYLPQNSPLLATSDKCAEMSVAHSRSRSNHHKKKPTLSSAHSVSSSHPMPQPLCVNNSGWEDRSLPKNTFSPLQFDSDKHSTVGSKSDSSVHPQPGDMVLIKKEVLDASAYSPYHSYISNLNCSHLREDITANHEEQVDIDTARIASDERFVGNLVATSTTLTEPDVVEVLSTMVERNNAEHDCHVSSDSQLMSMESESRKNIHTNMCVSPAGSSACSVPGISPQSSPGPSWYVSRSQTPSPAIPGCAGASPTALPTLPFDKYKQQTEASDETREVAFTSGPVTPVICALEDSEYSPAATSPSHSFSSQSSPISHSANSSVSSPLMDQLQNSQALLSYDRLYTCPFSGHVSANVARNVALICHNLLQRMKSGHLTDRVLSAQTEWDLMKHTSDLGALERDSILFDLTRSMTGYTAVMKSLLHNENIRTATEYLSHNRECNSGLHWDKFNETVSMKIIASVQYIKKIPGFASIDMNDRINLIKHSVFPIILVHKAWKMGEEWKWMEDTFYTNASLRRMSDGFKDMTYSFINQFNLASFDSIEVALLMILVTLNPDLEGLVNKQAVLKLHKDYRTIMQNYCLETHGKLDNYLIMLQFVPYLSKIDLVHKRSIRQCEHSTFSMPALFAEINLSS